A stretch of Brassica rapa cultivar Chiifu-401-42 chromosome A08, CAAS_Brap_v3.01, whole genome shotgun sequence DNA encodes these proteins:
- the LOC117127354 gene encoding myrosinase 4-like: protein MAVPKAHYSLAILVILFVVSNCQNACNPECKAKEPFNCDNSLTFNRTGFPKNFTFGAATSAYQIEGAAHRALNGWDYYTHRYPERVPDRSSGDVACDSYDLYKEDVKLLKRLKVQAYRLSIAWSRVLPKGRLTEGVDENGIAYYNNLINELKANGIEPFVTIFHWDVPQTLEDEYGGFLSPRIVEDFKNYAELLFQRFGDRVKFWITLNQPYSLSSKGYGDGSYPPGRCTGCEFGGDSGTEPYIVTHHQLLAHAEAVSLYRKRYQKFQGGKIGTTLIGRWFAPLNETSDLDQAAARRAFQFFVGWFLDPLVYGEYPTIMRELVGDRLPKFTPQESDLVKGSLDFLGLNYYVTQYASDASPPPQTHPSVLTDPRVTLGYYRNGVPIGVESPSFVYYPPGFRQILNHIKDNYQNPLTYITENGVADYGNLTVSNALADNGRIQNHCSHLSCLKCSIEDGCNVAGYFAWSLMDNYEFGNGYTLRFGMNWVNFTNPADRREKDSGKWYSRFVAK from the exons ATGGCAGTTCCAAAAGCTCACTACTCTCTAGCCATCCTTGTCATTCTCTTTGTCGTTTCAAATTGCCAAAATGCCTGCAATCCAGAATGCAAGGCTAAAGAACCCTTCAACTGCGATAATTCTCTTACCTTCAACCGAACTGGATTTCCAAAGAACTTTACTTTCGGTGCAGCTACTTCCGCGTACCag ATTGAGGGTGCTGCACATAGAGCCCTTAATGGATGGGACTACTACACTCATAGATATCCAG AAAGGGTTCCAGATCGCAGCTCCGGAGACGTTGCTTGTGATTCGTATGATCTTTACAAG GAGGATGTCAAATTACTGAAAAGATTGAAAGTTCAAGCATACCGACTCTCCATAGCCTGGTCAAGGGTCTTACCAA agggAAGACTGACTGAAGGAGTGGACGAGAACGGGATAGCATACTACAACAATCTCATTAACGAGTTAAAAGCTAATg GCATAGAGCCATTTGTGACTATATTTCATTGGGATGTTCCCCAAACTCTAGAAGACGAGTACGGAGGCTTCTTAAGCCCGCGTATAGT AGAGGACTTCAAGAACTATGCGGAGCTTCTATTCCAAAGATTCGGAGACAGAGTCAAGTTTTGGATCACTCTAAACCAGCCTTACTCTCTCTCATCCAAAGGTTATGGAGATGGATCATATCCACCGGGAAGGTGCACTGGCTGTGAATTTGGAGGTGATTCTGGAACCGAACCTTATATAGTCACGCATCACCAACTTCTAGCCCATGCAGAAGCTGTATCTTTATACCGAAAAAGATATCAG AAATTTCAAGGTGGTAAGATAGGAACGACCTTGATCGGGAGATGGTTTGCCCCGCTAAACGAAACTAGCGATCTCGACCAGGCTGCTGCAAGACGAGCATTCCAATTCTTCGTTGGATG GTTCTTGGATCCATTGGTGTACGGAGAATATCCAACGATAATGAGAGAACTCGTTGGAGACAGATTGCCAAAATTCACACCGCAAGAATCAGATTTAGTTAAGGGATCACTTGATTTTCTAGGGCTGAACTATTATGTTACACAATATGCAAGCGACgcatctcctcctcctcagacACACCCTAGCGTCTTAACCGATCCACGAGTTACTCTTGGAT ATTATCGCAATGGAGTACCTATCGGTGTTGAG TCTCCAAGCTTTGTCTACTATCCTCCAGGGTTTCGTCAGATTCTAAATCATATCAAAGACAACTACCAAAACCCACTTACCTACATCACCGAAAACG GAGTTGCTGATTATGGAAACTTAACGGTATCAAATGCTCTTGCCGATAACGGACGAATTCAAAATCATTGCAGCCATCTTTCATGTCTCAAATGCTCCATCGA GGATGGTTGCAACGTAGCAGGTTATTTTGCTTGGTCATTGATGGACAATTATGAATTTGGAAATGGTTACACTCTCCGGTTTGGTATGAATTGGGTCAATTTCACTAATCCTGCTGATCGAAGAGAAAAAGATTCTGGGAAATGGTATTCTAGGTTCGTCGCAAAATAA
- the LOC117127355 gene encoding myrosinase 4-like: MAVPKAHYSLAILVILFVVSNCQNACNPECKAKEPFNCDNSLTFNRTGFPKNFTFGAATSAYQIEGAAHRALNGWDYYTHRYPERVPDRSSGDVACDSYDLYKEDVKLLKRLKVQAYRLSIAWSRVLPKGRLTGGVDENGIAYYNNLINELKANGIEPFVTIFHWDVPQTLEDEYGGFLSPRIVEDFKNYAELLFQRFGDRVKFWITLNQPYSLSSKGYGDGSYPPGRCTGCEFGGDSGTEPYIVTHHQLLAHAEAVSLYRKRYQKFQGGKIGTTLIGRWFAPLNETSDLDQAAARRAFQFFVGWYVYIFSMN, encoded by the exons ATGGCAGTTCCAAAAGCTCACTACTCTCTAGCCATCCTTGTCATTCTCTTTGTCGTTTCAAATTGCCAAAATGCCTGCAATCCAGAATGCAAGGCTAAAGAACCCTTCAACTGCGATAATTCTCTTACCTTCAACCGAACTGGATTTCCAAAGAACTTTACTTTCGGTGCAGCTACTTCCGCGTACCag ATTGAGGGTGCTGCACATAGAGCCCTTAATGGATGGGACTACTACACTCATAGATATCCAG AAAGGGTTCCAGATCGCAGCTCCGGAGACGTTGCTTGTGATTCGTATGATCTTTACAAG GAGGATGTCAAATTACTGAAAAGATTGAAAGTTCAAGCATACCGACTCTCCATAGCCTGGTCAAGGGTCTTACCAA agggAAGACTGACTGGAGGAGTGGACGAGAACGGGATAGCATACTACAACAATCTCATTAACGAGTTAAAAGCTAATg GCATAGAGCCATTTGTGACTATATTTCATTGGGATGTTCCCCAAACTCTAGAAGACGAGTACGGAGGCTTCTTAAGCCCGCGTATAGT AGAGGACTTCAAGAACTATGCGGAGCTTCTATTCCAAAGATTCGGAGACAGAGTCAAGTTTTGGATCACTCTAAACCAGCCTTACTCTCTCTCATCCAAAGGTTATGGAGATGGATCATATCCACCGGGAAGGTGCACTGGCTGTGAATTTGGAGGTGATTCTGGAACCGAACCTTATATAGTCACGCATCACCAACTTCTAGCCCATGCAGAAGCTGTATCTTTATACCGAAAAAGATATCAG AAATTTCAAGGTGGTAAGATAGGAACGACCTTGATCGGGAGATGGTTTGCCCCGCTAAACGAAACTAGCGATCTCGACCAGGCTGCTGCAAGACGAGCATTCCAATTCTTCGTTGGATGGTACGTATATATATTCTCAATGAATTGA
- the LOC117127356 gene encoding myrosinase 4-like: protein MRELVGDRLPKFTPQESDLVKGSLDFLGLNYYVTQYASDASPPPQTHPSVLTDPRVTLGYYRNGVPIGVESPSFVYYPPGFRQILNHIKDNYQNPLTYITENGVADYGNLTVANALADNGRIQNHCSHLSCLKCSIEDGCNVAGYFAWSLMDNYEFGNGYTLRFGMNWVNFTNPADRREKDSGKWYSRFVAK, encoded by the exons ATGAGAGAACTCGTTGGAGACAGATTGCCAAAATTCACACCGCAAGAATCAGATTTAGTTAAGGGATCACTTGATTTTCTAGGGCTGAACTATTATGTTACACAATATGCAAGCGACgcatctcctcctcctcagacACACCCTAGCGTCTTAACCGATCCACGAGTTACTCTTGGAT ATTATCGCAATGGAGTACCTATCGGTGTTGAG TCTCCAAGCTTTGTCTACTATCCTCCAGGGTTCCGTCAGATTCTAAATCATATCAAAGACAACTACCAAAACCCACTTACCTACATCACCGAAAACG GAGTTGCTGATTATGGAAACTTAACGGTAGCAAATGCTCTTGCCGATAACGGAAGAATTCAAAATCATTGCAGCCATCTTTCATGTCTCAAATGCTCCATCGA GGATGGTTGCAATGTAGCAGGTTATTTTGCTTGGTCATTGATGGACAATTATGAATTTGGAAATGGTTACACTCTCCGGTTTGGTATGAATTGGGTCAATTTCACTAATCCTGCTGATCGAAGAGAAAAAGATTCTGGGAAATGGTATTCTAGGTTCGTCGCAAAATAA